Proteins from a single region of bacterium:
- a CDS encoding helix-hairpin-helix domain-containing protein translates to MKNWSERVIRFFSNFGLTRQETHFVLLLLVITLIGSLVPPKRVTDSGEEELAKFKVASGQHDSLVDSITALAVKDSLQLVWKNRADTIRMILASGATAETIDSLIAESGDSPVRTININEANVQELASLPRVGPKLAARIVDYRNLHGPFTSVNDLQRVKGIGKKMFDKIKPFVTVN, encoded by the coding sequence ATGAAGAATTGGTCTGAACGAGTTATTCGTTTCTTTAGCAATTTCGGTTTAACGCGCCAGGAAACGCATTTTGTTCTTTTACTATTGGTCATCACGCTGATTGGTTCATTGGTCCCGCCAAAACGCGTGACCGATTCCGGCGAAGAAGAGCTGGCAAAATTTAAAGTCGCTTCCGGCCAACACGACAGTTTGGTGGACAGTATTACCGCTTTAGCGGTGAAAGATTCGCTGCAACTGGTATGGAAAAACCGAGCCGATACGATACGGATGATCTTGGCATCGGGCGCAACTGCGGAAACGATCGATTCTTTGATCGCTGAATCCGGCGATTCGCCTGTAAGGACGATCAATATCAATGAAGCGAATGTGCAGGAACTTGCTTCGCTTCCGCGTGTCGGTCCAAAATTAGCCGCGCGTATCGTCGACTACCGCAATCTGCACGGTCCATTCACGTCGGTCAACGATCTGCAACGTGTCAAAGGCATCGGAAAGAAAATGTTCGATAAAATAAAACCTTTTGTAACTGTTAATTGA
- the rsmD gene encoding 16S rRNA (guanine(966)-N(2))-methyltransferase RsmD, which produces MRIIAGQRRGLVLNSFDDDRIRPTKDMVKESIFNSVANLLDITTCSVCDIFAGTGSLGIEALSRGAAAATFVENDNSAVQLIRNNLLKARLVDHAQVIQTDATVWLKQHAEKPFDLILADPPYTMRLGNFIIENSVANGYLKAEGVLVIESAPDEPMVIPDSMNNLVLYKEKKWGESFIRIFRFQ; this is translated from the coding sequence ATGCGCATTATCGCGGGGCAGCGACGTGGTCTGGTGCTTAATTCGTTTGATGATGACCGCATCCGTCCGACCAAAGATATGGTTAAGGAATCGATTTTTAATAGTGTTGCCAACCTTTTGGATATCACTACCTGTTCCGTATGCGATATTTTTGCCGGAACGGGCAGTCTTGGTATTGAAGCTTTGAGCCGGGGTGCTGCCGCCGCGACGTTTGTCGAAAATGACAACTCGGCAGTCCAATTGATCCGTAATAATTTACTCAAAGCGAGGCTGGTCGACCACGCACAAGTGATCCAGACTGACGCTACTGTCTGGCTTAAGCAACATGCTGAAAAACCGTTTGATTTGATTTTGGCGGATCCGCCGTATACCATGCGGTTGGGGAATTTTATCATTGAAAACTCTGTGGCAAACGGCTATCTTAAAGCCGAAGGAGTATTGGTCATCGAAAGCGCGCCGGATGAACCGATGGTTATACCCGATTCGATGAATAATTTAGTTTTGTATAAAGAAAAAAAATGGGGCGAAAGTTTCATACGTATTTTTCGGTTTCAATAA
- the coaD gene encoding pantetheine-phosphate adenylyltransferase — protein MKTAIYPGTFDPITHGHLDIIGRASALFDKVIVTVAINPKKKPLFTIDERMELIRSVVQPYPNVECESFDGLLVNFAREKNATALIRGLRAISDFEYEFQMALVNRKLSDKLVTVFLMPGEKFTYLNSTIVKEVAMFGGDISAFVPSLVEAKVKEKIKKNH, from the coding sequence ATGAAAACAGCGATCTATCCGGGTACGTTTGATCCGATTACTCACGGGCATCTGGATATCATCGGTCGGGCGTCGGCTTTGTTTGATAAAGTGATTGTGACGGTAGCAATCAATCCAAAAAAAAAGCCGCTGTTTACTATCGATGAAAGAATGGAGTTGATTCGTTCGGTTGTTCAGCCGTATCCGAATGTCGAGTGTGAAAGCTTTGACGGGCTTTTGGTTAATTTTGCCCGTGAAAAAAACGCGACGGCGTTGATCCGTGGGTTAAGAGCCATTTCTGATTTTGAATACGAATTTCAGATGGCGTTGGTAAACCGCAAATTATCGGATAAACTCGTTACCGTTTTTCTGATGCCGGGTGAAAAATTCACCTATTTGAACTCGACGATTGTTAAAGAAGTTGCAATGTTTGGCGGTGATATCAGCGCATTTGTGCCGTCGCTGGTCGAAGCCAAGGTCAAAGAAAAAATCAAGAAAAATCATTAA